A part of Salvelinus alpinus chromosome 5, SLU_Salpinus.1, whole genome shotgun sequence genomic DNA contains:
- the LOC139575914 gene encoding anoctamin-5-like, translating into MRRITGKARDEILIEMKSAMDSQIGEDGPAVLTAFRMKLLTEECNVHSLNNFIEDGGTQLPGHTETDRLQQNKDTVFFRDGVRRIDFILSYLDDKDGEKKQERRREFEANLKKAGLELETEDKLDSDDLKTYFLKIHAPWEVLATYADVLKIKVPFKESDIPHGQDVPLEWLSRPFRLPEKVMRPQPDYFTSPFDKDKIDFFLIKNQDTFFPPSTRNRIVYYILSRCPYNKEDRKETDKKGIKRLLNNGTYTSAFPLHDCRYWERNTNEQCESERYHLYKNWARFLCFYKEQPLNLIRKYYGEKIGIYFAWLGFYTEMLFFAAVMGVICFIYGVLSYDDNLTSKEICDPSIGGSIVMCPLCDKKCSYWKLNSTCLSSWQSHLFDNEGTVFFAMFMGIWVTLFLEFWKRRQAQLEYEWDLVDFEEEQQQLQIRPEFETRCTDQRLNRITQEMEPYLPLPKKCGRFCLSGVTVLFWMLLIVACITGVIVYRLAVYAAFASIMKDSPTKKIHLVGSLITPQLATSVTASFINFVIIMILNFFYERVAIWITDMEIPKTHLEYENKLTMKMFLFQFVNYYSSCFYVAFFKGKFVGYPGKYTYMFGKYSTLRNEECDPGGCLIELTTQLVIVMTGKQVCGNIQEALLPLLRNWWCSRKARKDQYSRWEQDHDLQNFSQLGLFYEYLEMVIQFGFITLFVASFPLAPLLALCNNILEVRVDSWKFTTQFRRPVAAKAHNIGAWQEILNVVAILSVVTNAFIMAFTSDMIPRLVYLYTYHPGSEATMSGYINNSLSVYDISQIPLLSTPEEGAIPAWFNSSIITTCRYRDYRYPPGHQRQYSHTMQFWHILAAKLAFIIIMEHVVFVVKFFVAWLIPDVPSEVKARLKRERYLIQEYLHNYEVEKLKIQLSQSFIIEPKPEVCTATDKHDVLSE; encoded by the exons AAGATGGCCCTGCTGTGCTGACAGCATTCAGGATGAAACTATTAACAG AGGAATGTAATGTCCACAGTCTTAATAACTTTATAGAGGACGGAGGTACACAGCTACCTGGACACACAGAG ACTGACAGACTACAGCAGAACAAAGACACCGTGTTTTTCAGGGACGGGGTTCGCAGGATTGACTTCATACTGTCCTACCTAGACGACAAGGATGGAGAGAAGAAGCAG gagaggaggagggagtttGAGGCCAACCTTAAGAAGGCTGGACTGGAGCTTGAGACTGAGGACAAATTG GACTCGGATGATCTGAAAACATACTTCCTGAAGATCCACGCCCCGTGGGAGGTGTTGGCCACCTACGCTGACGTGCTGAAGATCAAGGTTCCCTTTAAGGAAAGCGACATCCCCCACGGACAGGACGTTCCACTGGAGTGGCTCTCCCGACCGTTCCGCCTGCCAGAGAAGGTGATGCGCCCACAGCCTGACTACTTCACCTCTCCATTTGATAAGGACAAGATAGACTTCTTCCTCATCAAAAACCAAGACACCTTCTTCCCCCCCTCTACACGCAACAGAATA GTGTACTACATCCTGTCTCGCTGTCCGTACAATAAAGAGGACCGCAAGGAGACAGACAAGAAAGGTATCAAGCGGTTGCTGAACAACGGGACCTACACCTCAGCCTTCCCACTTCATGAT TGTCGATACTGGGAGAGGAACACAAATGAGCAGTGTGAGAGCGAACGCTACCATCTCTATAAGAATTGGGCTAGGTTCCTCTGTTTCTACAAGGAGCAGCCCCTCAACCTCATCAG GAAGTATTATGGGGAGAAGATTGGGATCTACTTTGCCTGGCTGGGCTTCTACACAGAGATGTTGTTCTTTGCTGCGGTCATGGGGGTCATATGTTTTATCTATGGTGTGCTAAGCTACGATGACAATTTAACAAG TAAGGAGATCTGTGACCCCAGCATTGGAGGGAGTATTGTGATGTGTCCGCTGTGTGATAAGAAGTGTAGTTACTGGAAGCTCAACTCCACGTGTCTCTCATCCTGG CAATCCCATCTGTTTGATAACGAGGGGACCGTGTTCTTTGCCATGTTTATGGGGATCTGGG TGACTCTGTTCCTGGAGTTCTGGAAGCGGCGCCAGGCCCAGTTGGAGTATGAATGGGACCTGGTGGATTTCGaggaggagcagcagcagctccagATCCGCCCGGAGTTTGAGACGAGGTGCACTGACCAGAGACTCAACCGGATCACCCAG GAAATGGAGCCATACCTACCCCTCCCCAAAAAGTGTGGTCGCTTTTGCCTCTCTGGGGTTACTGTTCTGTTCTGG ATGCTTCTGATTGTGGCCTGTATCACTGGGGTGATAGTCTACAGGCTGGCTGTGTATGCGGCCTTCGCCAGCATCATGAAGGACAGCCCCACTAAGAAGATCCATCTGGTGGGCTCTCTCATCACCCCGCAGCTCGCTACCTCTGTCACCGCCTCCTTTATCAACTTTGTCATCATTATGATCCTTAACTTCTTCTATGAGCGAGTGGCCATTTGGATCACAGATATGG AAATTCCCAAGACACATCTGGAGTATGAAAACAAGTTGACAATGAAGATGTTCCTCTTCCAGTTTGTCAACTACTATTCTTCATGTTTCTACGTGGCCTTCTTCAAGGGCAAGTTTGTGGGTTACCCAGGCAAATACACGTACATGTTTGGCAAATACAGCACGCTGAGGAACGAGGAG TGTGACCCAGGAGGCTGTCTGATTGAGCTGACCACCCAGCTGGTGATTGTCATGACAGGGAAGCAGGTGTGTGGGAACATCCAGGAGGCTCTACTGCC GCTGCTGAGGAACTGGTGGTGCAGCAGGAAGGCCCGGAAAGACCAGTACAGCCGCTGGGAGCAGGACCACGACCTGCAGAACTTCAGCCAGCTGGGCCTGTTCTATGAGTACCTGGAGATGG taatCCAGTTTGGCTTCATCACTCTGTTTGTGGCCTCTTTCCCCCTGGCCCCCCTGCTGGCCCTCTGTAACAACATCCTGGAGGTCAGAGTGGACTCCTGGAAGTTCACCACCCAGTTCCGCCGGCCTGTGGCGGCCAAGGCCCACAACATCGGAGCATGGCAGGAGATCCTCAATGTGGTAGCCATCTTGTCCGTTGTCACCAAT GCATTCATCATGGCCTTTACTTCAGACATGATCCCCCGCCTGGTCTACCTGTATACCTACCACCCTGGCTCTGAAGCCACCATGAGTGGCTACATCAACAACAGCCTGTCAGTGTATGACATCTCCCAGATCCCTCTCCTCAGTACGCCCGAGGAGGGGGCGATTCCTGCCTGGTTCAACAGCTCCATCATCACCACCTGCAG GTACCGTGACTACCGCTACCCTCCAGGCCACCAGAGGCAGTACTCCCACACTATGCAATTCTGGCACATCCTGGCAGCCAAACTGGCCTTCATCATTATCATGGAG CACGTGGTGTTTGTGGTGAAGTTCTTTGTGGCCTGGCTGATCCCGGATGTGCCATCCGAGGTGAAGGCTCGGCTTAAACGGGAACGTTACCTCATCCAGGAATACCTGCACAACTACGAGGTTGAGAAGCTCAAGATCCAGCTGAGTCAGAGTTTTATCATTGAACCCAAACCTGAGGTCTGCACTGCCACCGACAAGCATGACGTGTTATCTGAGTAG